GTCCTGCAGGTTGCCACACCTGTGGCAGTCACCTCTTATCTGTTGGCGGAGAAATACGGTGCACATTCAGACAAGGTGGCAGGCCTTGTTGTCGCATCTACCCTGATGTCCGTCGCAGCCCTGCCCGTGATCCTTGCCTTTGTCCTATGACAAATCGTGATTTCCACCGCTGCCAAAATTCGCTAAACTAACAAAAAACATAAAAAGCGAGTGAGGCAGATGAGCAGACTCTTTCGCGCGATGGCTTTGGTTCTTTTGGCTGCCAGCTGTGGTGGCGGGTCAGGTACGGCCCCCAACCGGTTGGACAACGCCTGTTCCATTGTATCCGAGCGCCCCGAATACCTTCGCGCCTTCCGGGCAGTCGAGCGCAAATATGGCGTGCCTGTGCACGTGCAGATGGCGACGATTTATCAGGAAAGCAAATTCATCTCGGATGCGCGGCCCCCATACCGCTACGCGGCGGGCGTAATCCCGACTGGCCGTATTTCAAGCGCCTATGGCTACAGCCAGGCGCTGGACGGGACGTGGGATGAATACAAGACATCCACCGGCAAGCGCATCGCACGACGTGATCGCATCCGTGACGCCACCGACTTCATGGGTTGGTACATGGCCGAAAC
The DNA window shown above is from uncultured Tateyamaria sp. and carries:
- a CDS encoding lytic transglycosylase, whose amino-acid sequence is MSRLFRAMALVLLAASCGGGSGTAPNRLDNACSIVSERPEYLRAFRAVERKYGVPVHVQMATIYQESKFISDARPPYRYAAGVIPTGRISSAYGYSQALDGTWDEYKTSTGKRIARRDRIRDATDFMGWYMAETQSRLGIPVTDTRNQYLAYHEGRTGYVRGSYRNKAWLMRVAGEVDQRANMYAVQLRSC